In Quadrisphaera setariae, a single genomic region encodes these proteins:
- a CDS encoding GntR family transcriptional regulator codes for MSTAAAPDLAAMLARGIDRSSPVPLYHQLAELLRGAISDGTLPPGSRLENEVALAERLGLSRPTMRQALQELVDKGLLVRRRGVGTQVVHPHVNRSMALTSLHDDLARSGRTPTTEVLDYDVAPAPHELAEALGVAPGTDVVTVRRLRSADGEPLAILTNHIPAATAPNREQLEAEGLYEVMRARGVQFRVARQSVGARLASATEARLLHERPRAALVTMHRTAYDDAGSVIEVGDHVYRASRYAFETTLVDR; via the coding sequence ATGAGCACCGCCGCCGCTCCCGACCTCGCCGCGATGCTGGCGCGCGGGATCGACAGGTCGAGCCCCGTACCGCTCTACCACCAGCTCGCGGAGCTCCTCCGCGGAGCCATCTCCGACGGCACGCTGCCCCCCGGCTCGCGCCTGGAGAACGAGGTGGCCCTGGCCGAGAGGCTGGGCCTGTCCCGTCCGACCATGCGGCAGGCGCTGCAGGAGCTGGTGGACAAGGGCCTGCTGGTGAGGCGCCGCGGTGTCGGCACCCAGGTGGTGCACCCGCACGTCAACCGCTCGATGGCGCTGACGAGCCTCCACGACGACCTCGCCCGCAGCGGGCGCACCCCCACCACCGAGGTGCTCGACTACGACGTCGCCCCGGCGCCGCACGAGCTGGCCGAGGCCCTGGGCGTCGCCCCCGGGACGGACGTCGTGACGGTGCGGCGGCTGCGCTCGGCCGACGGCGAGCCGCTCGCCATCCTCACCAACCACATCCCCGCCGCGACGGCGCCGAACCGCGAGCAGCTCGAGGCCGAGGGCCTCTACGAGGTGATGCGGGCCCGCGGCGTGCAGTTCCGGGTGGCGCGCCAGAGCGTCGGGGCCCGCCTGGCGTCAGCGACCGAGGCCCGCCTCCTGCACGAACGACCTCGCGCGGCGCTCGTGACGATGCACCGCACCGCCTACGACGATGCGGGCTCCGTGATCGAGGTGGGCGACCACGTCTACCGCGCGTCCCGCTACGCCTTCGAGACCACCCTCGTCGACCGCTGA
- a CDS encoding universal stress protein, producing the protein MTVVVGYVPSSSGRAAVQAGIEHARAFDAPLVVVNTDSGRGAGATDGPALVEDTHLEVLRRTLDESGVRAEVRQEPRQEPAEALLDVAAQVGARCIVIGLRPRSMVSKLLLGSTAQQVLLHATCPVVVVKAEPENA; encoded by the coding sequence GTGACCGTCGTCGTCGGATACGTCCCCAGCAGCAGCGGCCGCGCCGCGGTCCAGGCCGGCATCGAGCACGCCAGGGCCTTCGACGCCCCGCTCGTGGTGGTGAACACCGACAGCGGGCGCGGCGCCGGCGCCACCGACGGCCCGGCCCTGGTGGAGGACACCCACCTGGAGGTCCTGCGCCGCACGCTGGACGAGTCGGGCGTGCGCGCCGAGGTGCGCCAGGAGCCGCGCCAGGAGCCGGCGGAGGCCCTCCTCGACGTCGCAGCGCAGGTGGGGGCGCGGTGCATCGTCATCGGTCTGCGCCCCCGCTCGATGGTCTCGAAGCTGCTGCTGGGCAGCACCGCCCAGCAGGTGCTGCTCCACGCGACCTGCCCGGTGGTCGTGGTGAAGGCCGAGCCCGAAAACGCCTGA